The sequence CGCACAAATCACAGGATATAGCCGCTATTGATACAGCTGTAGCTGAGATGAATAATGCCTGGACGGCTGCTTCCGAAGAGATCTATAAGGCACAGGCCGCAGGTGCACAACCTGGCGCTGACCAGCAAGGTCCTAACGGCGGCGGACAATCCAATGCCGGCGGCAGTGAAAATGTGACGGATGCAGAGTATGAAGAAGTGAAGTAATCTGCACCACGATTTATTGGGTTGCTAAGATTAACAGATATAAGCCCTTCGCGGAAGCGAGGGGCTTTTTCATTTAGCATATACCCAATAGATACGGTTAATATTTGCGCTGGTTTAATAGTTGATAGGAAGGGGTTATTCGTTCCTGTTATGGATGCATACCGTATCCGGTAGTGTTGTAAGTTCTTTCTATAAAGAGTGTTGCTTTTCTGCTGTGATGGGCAGTTTTTTGACGGGAGCATGAGTGTGTATATAACCTTGATTTCAGCCATTGCCTTTCCTAAAATAGGTAAAATCAAATTTGGTGGTATACGGAAAGCACTTGGTGTTCCCATGAGCCTTGCAAATCTTATTTGCTTCCCGGAGGGGAGGGTCACTCAAAAAATTGCCAATAGCCGGTAGCTGTAACTGCCGGCTATTTATAACTGCTTGCTTTGCCCGGTTTTCTGACTGCTGGCATGGTAAGGGTTGAAGCCAGACATCCGGAAATCTGGATTGCTAACTTTAAAAATTACAGCATGAAAAGCAGGTTGATACTGATTAGTATCGGTTTGAGGCGATCCTTTTTTCGCCTGATGATCGTTACTATGAAGTGCTGACTTTTTGAAGCCCCCTGTTACAGCAGGGGGCTTTTTTATTATAATGTTTTTAGATATGCCCTATTTATAGGATATGGCTGTGCGTTTGCCATTAAATATCCTGCAGTTTATTCTCTGCTCTGTAACACTTCATGTACAGTTTGCTGCAACACAAGCAGGTTGTGGCAAAGTGCGTATATACTCCTTCCGGATTTATCGTTTTTAATGCCTGAATCCTATAAACTTATGAAGAAAACCATTTTAGGGGGTGTAATTGTATTGCTTACTGCTACTGCCTGTAAAAAAGAGAAGGCAGAACCCATCCCGTTTATCACGCATGTATATCCGCTGCAGGGGCCACATGGCGCCGAAGTACGTATTACCGGAAGATATTTGGGTGCGTCGGTTGGCAATACTGATGTCCGGTTTAATCATGTTAAGGCCGAGGTTGTCAGCGTTACAGATACGCTCCTGAAAGTTAAAGTGCCTAAAGGCGCCGAAACAGGTGATATAACTATTGTGTCGCGAGGCAGGAAGATACGCGGTCCGGAATTTAACTATGAATATACAGTAACCGTTAGCACAGTAGCCGGTAATGGAATACGTGGTTTTACAGAAGGGAATGCAAAAGAGGTCAGTTTGTACAGTCCGGGACAAATGGTATTTGATCAGGCGGATAACCTTTATTTCCTTGACCAGGCAGGAGCTGCTATCCGGAAAATGAATCCGGCAGGTGCTTTGACCACTTTTGCCGGTAATGGTACCGGAACGGAAACGCCGGTGGACGGAACAGGCGCCAATGCCCGGTTTGGCACCTTAAAGGATATTTGCTTCGATGCGCGGGCGCAGGTATTGTATGCTGTTGATTTCCGTAGTTCAGCTTCCGGCAGCAGGATCATTAAAGTTACCCCGGAAGGCAACCTCGGAAAGGTAAACACGCTCTTTGGCGGTGGGGCGGCCTCCTGGGGTTATCTTGATGATAATAATCTTTCCAATGCAAAATTCCGTCAGTTAAGCGGGTGTGTTACCGATGGAGCCGGCAACTTGTATGTAATGGATATGGGTAATTACTGTATCAGAAAAATAGCTTTCGACGGTACAGGTGTAAGCACATTAGCCGGCAAAGGCGGCGCCTGGGGACATGCTGATGGACAAGGGGCCGAAGCTATGTTCACAGAAGTATCGGATATTTCGATCACACCTGCAGGCGATTTACTGGCGCCGGAATGGGGTGGGAATTATATCCGGAAGATAACATTGACAGGATTGACAAGTACATGGGCCGGTAATGGTGTGGAACTGGATAGTGATGGTGCGCTCATGGCTGCCAGTGTTAATATGCCTCTAATGACTGCTGCGGACAAAAAAGGCAATGTGTATGTAATAACCGGCGGTTTAAATCGCTTACGGATCATTACTGCAGCAGGACGCGTAATCACCTTACTAAATAATTCCTACGGCTACCAGGATGGTTCCGGGACAGAAGCAAAGTTTCAATTTATGAGCGGAATTGCTGTAGACAGCAAGGACCATGTTTTTGTTGCTGACCAGGGTAATCGCCGTATCAGAAAAATAATTGTTGAATAACCCCCTTTCCCAAACTATATTCCTTAATTCATGAAAAAGATATTGCCTTTTTATAAAGTAGCATGCCTGTTGGCCATTACCAATAGTATGATTGGTTGTTGTAAAAAAAATGACGCTGTATTTGACAAGCCCACCGCTGTTTTGTATAAAATACGTCCCACACACGGTCAGTATGATACAGAAGTAACTATTTATGGTAATTATTTCAACACACTTACCGGTGCGGATATAAAGTTCAACGGCATGGAGGCAAGCATTACCGGCGTCACCGATTCTACTGTTACGGTGAAAGTACCCAAAGGCGCCGGCTCCGGCAATGTAACATTGACGGCCAATGGCATCACCCTTACGGGACCTGTATTTGAATATGATTATAAAGTAACCGTCAGCAATGTGGCCGGTCCAGCCAATGGACGGGGCGGGTATGTGAATGGCAGCGGAGCGGTTGTGCGTTTCAATGGCCTGTATGGACTGGCCATTGATAGCAATGATAACGTATACGTGAGCGAATCACGGAACCATTGTATCCGGAAAATGGATGTACAGGGCAATGTAACCTTGTTTGCGGGTATACCCCAAAGCCTGGGCTATAAGGATGCAGCAGATGGTAAGCAGGCCCGGTTTAATGCACCGCAGGGATTGTGTGTTGACAGGAACAATGATCTTTTCCTGGTTGACCCGGGCAATTACAGGGTACGAAAGATTACGCCTGATGGAGCGGTAACCACCATTGCCGGTAATGGCCTGGGCGGATGGACTGATCATGTGGATGCTTTACATGCTGAGTTTCATCCTGGTCCTTATTGTACTACCGACACCGGCGGGAATGTGTATGTTTCCAATAATAATTGTTCCATCCGTAAAATTGTTCCCGGTGGCGGGGTAAGCACGCTCGTTGGAGCGGCTAATGAAATTGGTTTCCGGGATGCGTACGGGGGCGAAGCCCGCTTTTCTATTCCTTTGGGAATAGCCTGTAATAATGCCGGAGAGCTATTGGTGGTAGATAGCCGGAATTCCCGGATCAGGAAAGTAAACAGCTCGTTTGCTGTATCTACCTTTTCAGGAACCGGGTTGGAGCTCTCGGCCGATGCCACCCGGCCATTGTTGGCCAGTTTTGCAATTTCCGGACCTGTTACATTCGACAAGAAGGGCAATTTGCTGATAGGAGAAACCTATACCGGGCATCTGCGTATGATAACGCCGGCAGGCCGGGTGGTTACGCTTACCAAAGGAGGCGCCAATGGGGTAACAGATGGCAACGGAAGTGTTGCCCGTTTTGGAAATATTGTCAGTATTGGCGTGAACAGCAAAAATGAAGTATTTATTGCCGATGCGTTTAACTGCATTCGCAAGGTAATTATTGAATAGGCTGAACAACGATTTATTGGTTTTCTAGTTTTAGGTGGGTGAAGCCCTTCGCAGCAGCGGGGGGCTTTCTTGTTACTCCCAGGTTCGCAAGATTCAGGTTGGAAATCAGAATAATTATCTGAATAGTGTGTAGTGTTTAGAATAAAATTCTGATAAGTTTGTTTAAAACAGAAAAAAAGTCGGTATCTTTAAAGCGCAAAAGCATCTTATTATGGAAAGTATAGCCATTCCGGCGGCTGCCCCTCAAAGGGTGGCCGCCACTATCCGCATTGAATCCATTGACCTGTTGCGGGGTTTCATTATGATTATTATGGCATTGGACCATGTACGTGATTATTTCCATGCCGACGCATTGGTATATGATCCGGTGGACCTCACAAGAACCAATGCATTTCTCTTTTTTACACGCTGGATTACCCACTATTGTGCGCCCCTGTTCATGTTCCTGTCGGGTATTTCTGCTTTTCTGAGCGGAGGACGGAAAACCAAGAAGGAACTATCGCTCTTCCTGTTGAAGAGAGGCGTGTGGCTGATACTGCTGGAACTTACAGTAGTGCACTGGGCCTGGTATTTTAATTTCCTGGGGCATGGTATGGACCTTACCGTGATATGGGCCCTGGGCATCAGCATGGTTTTCCTGGCAGCGCTGATCCATTTGCCGCTATGGGCTATTTTTTCCATCAGCGTATTGATGGTAGCAGGACATAACCTGCTGGATGGCGTTCATGCGCCCGGCAATACCCTGCAGGGCTTCGGCTGGGCGCTGTTGCACGAACAGCGGCCCTTTACCTATAATGGATTCCTGGTGCTGGTAGGGTATCCCATTATACCCTGGGTAGGGGTGATGGCGCTGGGTTATTGTATGGGCAGCATCTATACTAAAAACTATCCTGCTGAAAAGCGCAGGAAGCTGTTGATGACGCTGGGTTTCACACTGGTGGCGTTGTTTATCATTGTCCGCGCTATTAATGTATATGGCGATGGGCGCCCCTGGAGCCCACAATCTTCTTCACTGTTTACGGTATTGTCATTTTTGAATACCGTGAAGTATCCTCCTTCTTTGCTTTACCTGCTGATGACGATCGGGCCTGCCCTCCTGTTCCTGGCGTGGATGGAAAGAACGCCCGGCTGGCTGGGACAAAAGGTGGCCGTTTTTGGAAGGGTACCGCTGTTCTATTATATACTGCATCTTTACCTGCTGCATTTACTGGCCATGTTTGCCACGGTCTTCAGCGGCCATCAATGGAGCGATATGGTATTGGATTATGCCCTGTGGACCGGGCGCTCTTCCGCCCAACTGGAAGGGTATGGATTTTCGCTGGGCATTACCTACCTGGTATGGATAGGGGTGGTGATACTGCTGTACCCGCTTTGCAAGTGGTACGACCAGTACAAGCGGACACATAAAGACCAATGGTGGCTGAGTTACCTGTGATCCGGGCAGCGTACACTGACCGGATGGTTACACCTGTTGTATCGAAACCGGACAGTGGGGCGGTTGGTTTGTTTGTATAAGTGATTGATTGTAAGGATGGTGCTGATGGGCATTTTCCTTGTAGAGAATATGACAATATATTTCCTTGCCATAATCTCATAACCATGCTAACACATTATCTCCGGATTGCTTTCCGCAATATGGCCAAACAAAAAATGTATACCGCCATTAAGGTAGGCGGTTTTGCCATTGGCATTGCAGCCTGTATACTGATCGCTTTGCTGATACGGGATGAAATGAGCTATGATACACAGTATAAGAATGCAGCCAATATTTACCGGCTGGTAGGTGGCTATATAAATAATGGAAAGGAAGAGAAAGGGGTGAGCCTTCCCGCGCCTATGGCTACTGCTATGAAAGCCAATTTTCCGGAAGTGGAAAAAGCCGGCCGCCTGATGCCCAGTAACCTGTTTTATGGCGCTGGTAGTAACCAACTGCGCCGGGATGATGAACAGCAGAATACCTATGAGGAAGGCTTTGTATATGCCGACCAGGAGTTGATAGATATCCTGCAATTGCCGATGGTATATGGCGACCGGGCCAAGGCGCTTGCGGAGCCCAATACGATCGTGATCACCCGGCGGAAAGCGGAAAAGTATTTCCCGGGGCAGGATCCTGTAGGCCGGCTGCTATTCCTGAACAATGACACTAAAACACCTTATAAAATCGGCGGTGTCATGGAAGACTGGCCATCAACATCCCACCTGCAGTATGATTTCCTGCTCACCCTTACAGGTAAATCATTGTGGGATGGTGAGCAAACCTGGTGGCTGGCGAATAATTATGGGGTGTACCTGCAACTAAAACCTGGTACCGATATAAAGCAGTTTGAAAAGAAGTCCAGTGCCACTATTATCGGAAAATACTACCTGCCCGCTTTTAAAGCAGTCGGCCAGGCAAATGCAGCGGAGGAGGCTAATAAGTCCCGGCTATATGTACAGCCACTAAAAGATATTCATTTGAAGTCTTATGAAATGGGCGACTGGGAGACCCGTGGCGATATCCGTTTTGTATGGCTGTTTGCGGCCATTGCCTGTTTTATTTTGGTTATAGCTTGTATCAATTTCCTGAACCTCTCTACGGCCAGGAGCGCCAACCGGGCCAAAGAGGTAGGGTTGCGGAAAGTGATCGGTTCACAGCGTAGCAACCTGATTAAACAATTCCTTACAGAGTCTATCTTGTATAGTTTCTTTGCTTTTATACTGGGCCTTTTACTAGCTTGGGCCAGTTTACCTTATTTCAATAAAATAGCCGGCAAGTCACTGAGCATGCCCATTGGTGAGTGGTGGATGTTGCCCCTGATCATTGCGGGCGCTTTATTCATCGGCCTGCTGGCTGGTTTATATCCTTCCTTTTACTTATCCGCTTTTAAACCCATCCAGGTATTAAAAGGACAGTTGAGCCGGGGCAGTAAGAATGCCGGTCTCCGCAGTACACTGGTGGTATTCCAGTTTACCACTTCCATCATTCTGTTGATCGGCACGGTGGTTATTTACCGGCAAATGCAGTATATACTCCATGCCAAAACAGGTTTCGATAAAGACCAGGTGGTCATGATCCAGGGTACCGGTACCCTGGGCAGGCAAACGGCCACCTTAAAAAATGAACTGCTGAAGTTGCCCCAGGTGCAACAGGTGTCTGTGAGTGGTTACCTGCCTGTTGCAGGTACCAAGCGGGATGGCAATCCCTTCTGGAAGGAAGGTAGGGCAGGGCAGGAAGCCTTTGTGTCGGGGCAAAAATGGTATGTGGATGATAGTTATATTTCCACTTTCGGTATGAAGCTGGTAGCTGGCAGAAATTTTTCACCTGTCATGCCCACCGATACGCAGGCCGCGATTATTAACCAGGCGATGGCCGATAAGATCGGTTATAAGGACCCCATCGGGAAAAAGATTACCAATGGATGGCAGACCTTTACCGTTATAGGCATGGTGGAAAATTTCAACTATGAATCCATGAAGCAGCGGGTAGAGCCCATTTGCCTGGCATTGGGCCATAGTAATGATATCGTTTCTGTTAAGATAAAGAGCGGGGAGGTGAAGCAAACCCTGGCGGCTATTACCGGCGTTTGGAAAGGCTTTGCACCCAATCAGGCCATCCGGTACACATTCCTGGACGAGCGTTTTGCCGCCATGTATGCCGATGTGGAGCGTACCGGGATCATCTTCACCTGCTTTGCCGCGCTGGCCATTATTGTAGCTTGTCTGGGTTTGTTTGCACTGGCCGCCTTTATGGCCGAGCAGCGCAGTAAGGAGATCAGCATCCGCAAGGTATTGGGCGCTTCTATACCGGGATTATTCCTGCTGCTGACCAATAATTTCTTACGGCTTATTTTAATATCCCTGCTTATTGCAGCGCCTGCAGGTTGGTACCTGATGCAAAAATGGCTGCAGGATTACGAATACCGTATTGCTATTACCTGGGATATTTTTGCTATCTCCGGTATAGTGGTATTTTTAATTGCACTGACCACCATTTGTTACCAGGCAGTGAAAGCAGCATTGGCCAACCCGGTAGAAAGCCTGCGGGCAGCGTAAGGCCTGCAACATTTTTAAGCAGGCCCTGACTTTCATTTTAAAACGCAAAAAAATTATGCTTACACACTATTTCCGCATTGCTTTCCGCAATATGTCCAGGCAAAAGATGTATGCTGCTGTCAAGATCGGTGGCTTTGCCATTGGTATAGCAGCCTGCCTGCTCATTGGTCTGTTGATAAGAAATGAGCTGAGTTATGATACGCAGTACAAAAATGCCCCTGATATTTATCGCCTCATTGGCGTATATAAAGAAAATGGCAAGGAGGAAAAAGGCGTAAGCTGGCCGGCGCCCATGGCCAAAGCGATGAAGGCTGATTTCCCGGAAGTAGAAAGAGCAGGCCGCCTGATGCCGGCCAAGCTGTTTTATGGCGCCGGCAGCAACCAGTTGCGGAAAGAGGATGAACCCAATAATACGTATGAGGAGGGGTTCACGTATGCCGACCAGGAAATGCTCGATATGCTGCAACTGCCAATGGTATATGGTGATCGGGCAAAAGCGTTGGCCGAACCGTTTACCATGGTGATCACGAAACGGAAAGCAGATAAGTATTTTCCCGGCGAGAACCCTGTGGGCAAGCTGATGTTCCTCAACAACGATACAAAGTACCCTTATAAAATTGGTGGCGTTATTGAAGACTGGCCCTCTACCGCTCATCTGCATTATGACTTCCTGCTCACCCTTACCGGTAAATCCTTATGGGATGGTGAACAAGGCACCTGGATGGCCCAAAATTATAGCACTTATGTGCAACTGAAGCCTGGCACGGATATAAAAGCGTTTGAGCAAAAAGTCATCAGCCATGTTCTCAATAAGTATTACCTGCCTGCTATGAAAGCTGCCGGCGATGTAGATGCTGCAGACGTGGTGAGTAAAGCCGGTTTACTGGCCCAGCCTTTGAAGGATATTCATTTGAGGTCTTACGATATCTGGGATTGGGAACCTCGTGGCGATATCCGTTTTGTGTGGTTGTTTGCCGCCATTGCCTGTTTTATCCTGATCATAGCTTGTATTAACTTCCTGAACCTTTCTACTGCCAGGAGCGCTAACCGGGCCAAAGAAGTAGGATTGCGTAAGGTGATCGGCTCGCAACGCAGTAGTCTTATTAAACAATTCCTCACAGAATCTATCCTGTATAGTTTCTTTGCTTTTATACTGGGTCTTGTACTGGCATGGGCCAGTTTACCTTATTTCAATACAATAGCCGGCAAGTCACTGAGCATGCCCATTGGTGAGTGGTGGATGCTGCCCCTGATTATTACGGGCGCTTTGTTTATTGGCCTGCTGGCTGGTTTATACCCTTCCTTTTACTTGTCGGCTTTTAAGCCCATCCAGGTATTGAAGGGGCAATTGAGCCGGGGCAGTAAAAATGCGGGCCTGCGCAGCACGCTCGTGGTATTTCAATTCACCACTTCTATTATCCTGCTCATTGGTACGGTGGTTATCTACCGGCAGATGCAATATATCCTGCATGCCAGGATTGGCTTTGACAAAGAGCAGATCGTCATGATCCAGGGGACTAATACCCTGAAGCGCCAAACAGTTGCATTGAAGGAGGAATTGTTGAAACTGCCGCAGGTGCAGCATGTATCTGTAAGTGGTTACCTGCCTGTGGCAGATTCTAAAAGAGACGGCAATACATTCTGGAAAGAAGGAAGGAGAAAGGAGGATCCTGGTGTGGGCGGACAGAAATGGTATGTGGATGACAGTTATATTCCCACTTTCGGTATGAAGATCGTTGCCGGCAGGAATTTCTCACCCCTGATGCCTACCGATTCTCAGGCCCTGGTCATTAACCAGGCTATGGCCAGCAAGCTGGGGTTGAAGGACCCGATCGGAGAAAAGATCACCAACGGCTGGGAGCATTTTACAGTGATAGGAGTGGTAGAAAACTTCAATTTCGAGTCCATGAAGCAGCAGGTAGAGCCGCTGTGCATGACGCTGGGGCGCTCCGGGGATGTTGTTTCCGTTAAGATCAAGGGAGGGAATATTCAACAAACGCTGGCCACTATTACCGGTATCTGGAAAGGTTTTGCCCCCAATCAACCCATCCGGTATACCTTCCTCGATGAGCGTTTTGCCGCCATGTATGCCGATGTAGAGCGTACCGGTATTATCTTCACCTGCTTCGCTGTATTGGCGATCATTGTGGCCTGCCTGGGCCTGTTTGCACTGGCGGCCTTCATGGCCGAGCAGCGCAGCAAGGAAATGAGCATCCGCAAAGTGCTGGGCGCTTCTGTAGCAGGGTTGTTTATGCTGCTGGTCAGGAATTTCCTGAAGCTCATTCTTATTTCTATGATCATAGCGGCACCGGCCGGGTGGTTGTTGATGCAAAAATGGCTGCAGGATTATGCATACCGCATATCCATAACCTGGGATGTATTCCTGATAGCAGGAGTAGCCATATTGGCCATTGCATTGGCTACCATCTGCTACCAGGCCATTAAAGCGGCCATTGCCAATCCCATTAAGAGTTTACGTAGCGAATAAAAGCATTGCTCTGTTGTCTGCCTCTTCCCGCCCCGGCGGGAGGAGGCGTTTTTATGTGCCACCAATATAAAAGAGTTATAAACTTCCTCGGGGAATTCGTACCTTATGAGCACAAACGGATTGTCATGAAAAATATTCTCTGGTGCCTGTTGTTACTGGCGCAGCAGGGATTGACCCAGGACCTTGCCACTGATATTAAAGAAGAACATATTGCCAATGCCTCCGGAAGCCCCTACCTGTTTAAGGATTGGATGGATGGTGTAGTGGTTTTTAAAAGCGGCCGGGTAATGAAGCAATTCAAGCTCCGGTTCGATTGCGCCCGTAACCGGTTGATGCTTCAATTTGAGGGCAATGCTTTTGCCGCAGAAAGCCAGGTAAAGGAGTTTGTGTTGTATACCCAAAGCCGGAAGGAGAAGGATTCCATGATATTCCGGAAAGGCTTTCCGCCTGTTGATAAATGTGGCCCCGATACTTATTACCAGGTATTGCTGGGTGGTAAAACTGTTTTGCTTCGCCTGTTTACCAAAGTGGTGGTGGAAGAAAAGCAACTGGTGAATACAGGCAGTCACAGGCGGCTGGAAGATGAAGAATATTATTACCTGCTGCAGGATGGGGCGATGATCAACCTCCCAAGAAACAAAGACGACCTGGTGAGTAAGCTGCCGGTACAGGCCGATGGGCTCAAACAGTTCGTGGCGCAGCAAAGCCTCCGGATGGACAAGCCGGAAGACTTCATTAAGATCATCAGTAAATACAACGAGCTACTGCAGTAATAAAATTGAAAAGGCTGCCCGCTCATATTGCTACAGCCGGCAGCATTTCCAAAAAGATCGCGGGCACATCATGCCCCCCGATACCTGATCGTTCCTTTGGCTAAAGACGGCCAAAGGCGCTTTTTACGGATAAAACGGGTTGCAGAGATAAAAAGGAGGAGGGTATGGATAAAAACTGCATAAATGACGGCGTAGAGGAGTAAAGGGTTGCATAGGGAAGGCGGCGACGTTTGCAACAAACTGTATGGGACAAACAAACGGCAGTGAAGGGTATAATCAGGTTTCCATCCCGCGTGCGGTAAATATATATGCAAAAATTAAACCAAATTCTGTTATAACGGCTTTATGCGGATGTTCTTCCAGCGAACTTTAATCCCGCCGCCATCATGGATCTGGAGGGCAATGAAGCCATTGGCAGCCGTAATTTTATCGTCTTTCAGGGTGATCATCTGGTGGCCATTGAGCCAGGTAGTGACTTCTCCGCCCACCACTTTTATCTTCAGTTCGTTCCATTCGCCCTGCTTTAACCATTGTTCATCTTCGGGGTTGGGTTGTATCAACCAGCCCCGGCCGTAAGATTCATAGACGCCGCCGGTATGCTTGTTGAGCGGGGCCACTTCTACCTGCCAGCCACTGATCTTTACCCCCTCAATGGAGGAGCGGAAGAAAACGCCGCTGTTGCCATTGGCCTCCTGCTTAAATTGCAGGGTAAGCTCAAAGTCCTTATAAGTTTTATCAGTAGATAGGTAACCGTATTGTTTGTCGGGACCACTTTCGCACACCAGTTCCCCCTTCTCTACATACCATTTTTCTGTACCGTGAATGGTCCAGCCGCTCAGGTCTTTACCATTGAACAGGCGTTGCGCTTTTTGGGCAGTGGCGATAACAGGGAGGGCAAAAAGGAAGAGGAATAACAATGTTTTCACCGTATGACAGATTTATAGGAGGAAGGTAAGCTATTTACTCAACTCTTTCTTAACTTACCTCTACAACCAATTCAGCATGTCCCGTTTTTCTGTACACCCGCAAATTGCCAAAGCCCAAACCCTGCACACTGGTTTCTATACCGATCCTGCCATTTTTGAAGCCGCGAAAGAAAAGATCTTTGCTCCTTCCTGGCAGTTTATCGGCGATGCCCACAGCGTTAAAGAACCCGGTCAATGCCAACCCTTCACGTTGCTGGAAAGCTACCTGGATGAACCGTTGGTGCTTACCAGGGATAAAGAAAATAATATTCATTGTCTTAGTAATGTGTGTACGCACCGCGGCACCATTGTGGTGCATGAAGCTTGCAAGGTGAGCAACCTGCGCTGCCGGTACCATGGCCGTTTGTTTAAGCTGGACGGTAGTTTTCATTCCATGCCCGAGTTCAAGGAGGTAGAGAATTTCCCTTCTCCGGCTGATGATCTCACCCGGTTGCCGCTTTTTCAATGGGGGCCCTGGTTGTTTGCTTCCCTCGATAAACAGTCGGCCCTGCAGCCCTACCTGCAGGATATGATGAACAGGGTAGGGTGGTTACCGGTCAATGATTTTGTATACCAGCCGCACCTGTCGAAGGATTATGTGGTACAGGCGCATTGGGCGCTGTACTGCGAAAATTACCTGGAAGGGTTTCATATTCCTTTTGTGCATGCGGGATTGAATGCCGTGATAGATTTCGGTAATTACACCACAGAGTTGTTTACCTGGTCCAACCTGCAACTGGGCATTGCCAAAGATGATGAGGATTGTTTTGATCTTCCCGCTTCTTCGGTGGATTACGGGAAGAAGGTAGCCGCTTATTACTTCTTTGTGTTCCCCAATATGATGTTCAACTTTTATCCCTGGGGACTTAGCATCAATATTGTACGGCCCTTGTCTATTCACCAATGTAAGGTTTCCTTTCTGACCTATGTATGGAAAGAGGATAAGTTCAATACAGGGGCCGGCTCCGACCTGGATACGGTAGAAATGGAAGATGAAGAGGTGGTGGAAGCTGTGCAAAAAGGGGTACGTTCCCGCTTTTACCAGCATGGCAGGTATTCCGTAACCAGGGAGCAGGGCACGCATCATTTCCACCGCATTATTTCATCCTTTATGGAGCCGGGAGCATGAGCCGGAACGTCCCACCCGAAACCCGTGGCAGGACTATCGGCTTTTGGACAGCTACCGCTATTGTCGTAGGCAGCATCATCGGCTCCGGTGTATTTATGAAGCCTGCTGTGATGGCGGCGCAGGTGGCCTCGCCGGTATGGCTGGCCATAGCCTGGATAGCCGCAGGTATTTTTTCTTTATTCGGAGCGCTTATCTATGCGGAAGTGGGCGCTATGTTTCCCCAAACAGGCGGCCTCTATGTTTTCTTCCGGCAGATGTATGGCGATTTTGTCGCCTTCCTGTATGGCTGGGCGGCATTTGCCGTGATCAATTCTGCTTCTGTATCGGCCATCGCTTTTGTGTGCGCCCAGTATGCTGATTATTTTCTTCAATTGCCACGATTACCGGAAGCGATGGAACAGGCCTGGGTAGTACATATTCCCGGCCTGGGCTCTTTGTACCCCCTGCAAAACCTGGGCGTGAAGGGGCTGGCCATTGTATTGGTGGCCGGACTTTCACTGGTGAATTACCGGAGTGTAAAAGCCGGTGGCGTTCTACAGGTGATCTCTACGCTGGTGAAAGTGGTTGTGATTGTGCTGCTGGTCTTTGGCATCTTCCTCTCGGGCAATGGATCGGTGGCCCATTTTACAGCACCTGCTGCGCATCCCAAAATGAATTGGGAACTGGTGGGTGGTTTGGTAGCTGCCTTAACAGGCGCCTTTATGGCGTACGATGGGTGGATCAACGTAACTTTTGTAGGCGGTGAGA comes from Paraflavitalea devenefica and encodes:
- a CDS encoding IPT/TIG domain-containing protein produces the protein MKKTILGGVIVLLTATACKKEKAEPIPFITHVYPLQGPHGAEVRITGRYLGASVGNTDVRFNHVKAEVVSVTDTLLKVKVPKGAETGDITIVSRGRKIRGPEFNYEYTVTVSTVAGNGIRGFTEGNAKEVSLYSPGQMVFDQADNLYFLDQAGAAIRKMNPAGALTTFAGNGTGTETPVDGTGANARFGTLKDICFDARAQVLYAVDFRSSASGSRIIKVTPEGNLGKVNTLFGGGAASWGYLDDNNLSNAKFRQLSGCVTDGAGNLYVMDMGNYCIRKIAFDGTGVSTLAGKGGAWGHADGQGAEAMFTEVSDISITPAGDLLAPEWGGNYIRKITLTGLTSTWAGNGVELDSDGALMAASVNMPLMTAADKKGNVYVITGGLNRLRIITAAGRVITLLNNSYGYQDGSGTEAKFQFMSGIAVDSKDHVFVADQGNRRIRKIIVE
- a CDS encoding DUF1624 domain-containing protein produces the protein MESIAIPAAAPQRVAATIRIESIDLLRGFIMIIMALDHVRDYFHADALVYDPVDLTRTNAFLFFTRWITHYCAPLFMFLSGISAFLSGGRKTKKELSLFLLKRGVWLILLELTVVHWAWYFNFLGHGMDLTVIWALGISMVFLAALIHLPLWAIFSISVLMVAGHNLLDGVHAPGNTLQGFGWALLHEQRPFTYNGFLVLVGYPIIPWVGVMALGYCMGSIYTKNYPAEKRRKLLMTLGFTLVALFIIVRAINVYGDGRPWSPQSSSLFTVLSFLNTVKYPPSLLYLLMTIGPALLFLAWMERTPGWLGQKVAVFGRVPLFYYILHLYLLHLLAMFATVFSGHQWSDMVLDYALWTGRSSAQLEGYGFSLGITYLVWIGVVILLYPLCKWYDQYKRTHKDQWWLSYL
- a CDS encoding IPT/TIG domain-containing protein yields the protein MKKILPFYKVACLLAITNSMIGCCKKNDAVFDKPTAVLYKIRPTHGQYDTEVTIYGNYFNTLTGADIKFNGMEASITGVTDSTVTVKVPKGAGSGNVTLTANGITLTGPVFEYDYKVTVSNVAGPANGRGGYVNGSGAVVRFNGLYGLAIDSNDNVYVSESRNHCIRKMDVQGNVTLFAGIPQSLGYKDAADGKQARFNAPQGLCVDRNNDLFLVDPGNYRVRKITPDGAVTTIAGNGLGGWTDHVDALHAEFHPGPYCTTDTGGNVYVSNNNCSIRKIVPGGGVSTLVGAANEIGFRDAYGGEARFSIPLGIACNNAGELLVVDSRNSRIRKVNSSFAVSTFSGTGLELSADATRPLLASFAISGPVTFDKKGNLLIGETYTGHLRMITPAGRVVTLTKGGANGVTDGNGSVARFGNIVSIGVNSKNEVFIADAFNCIRKVIIE
- a CDS encoding ABC transporter permease, translating into MLTHYLRIAFRNMAKQKMYTAIKVGGFAIGIAACILIALLIRDEMSYDTQYKNAANIYRLVGGYINNGKEEKGVSLPAPMATAMKANFPEVEKAGRLMPSNLFYGAGSNQLRRDDEQQNTYEEGFVYADQELIDILQLPMVYGDRAKALAEPNTIVITRRKAEKYFPGQDPVGRLLFLNNDTKTPYKIGGVMEDWPSTSHLQYDFLLTLTGKSLWDGEQTWWLANNYGVYLQLKPGTDIKQFEKKSSATIIGKYYLPAFKAVGQANAAEEANKSRLYVQPLKDIHLKSYEMGDWETRGDIRFVWLFAAIACFILVIACINFLNLSTARSANRAKEVGLRKVIGSQRSNLIKQFLTESILYSFFAFILGLLLAWASLPYFNKIAGKSLSMPIGEWWMLPLIIAGALFIGLLAGLYPSFYLSAFKPIQVLKGQLSRGSKNAGLRSTLVVFQFTTSIILLIGTVVIYRQMQYILHAKTGFDKDQVVMIQGTGTLGRQTATLKNELLKLPQVQQVSVSGYLPVAGTKRDGNPFWKEGRAGQEAFVSGQKWYVDDSYISTFGMKLVAGRNFSPVMPTDTQAAIINQAMADKIGYKDPIGKKITNGWQTFTVIGMVENFNYESMKQRVEPICLALGHSNDIVSVKIKSGEVKQTLAAITGVWKGFAPNQAIRYTFLDERFAAMYADVERTGIIFTCFAALAIIVACLGLFALAAFMAEQRSKEISIRKVLGASIPGLFLLLTNNFLRLILISLLIAAPAGWYLMQKWLQDYEYRIAITWDIFAISGIVVFLIALTTICYQAVKAALANPVESLRAA